The region GTCTCGGTGAAAACGAAACTTACACTTTCAACGAAGTGTTGGCAATCGGCTCCGATGACGGCATCAAAGTTGGTGCTCCTTATGTTGCAGGTGCAACTGTAACCGCAAAAGCTTTAAAAGAAGGCAGAAGCAAAAAGATCATTGTTTACAAGTATAAACCGAAAAAAGGTTATCACAAAAAACAGGGTCACAGACAGGCTTATACCAAAGTTCAGATTGAAAAAATCAACGGTTAATTTTTATGATAAACATTGAGATTGACAGGAACTATATCGGTAATATTTATCGGTTTACGGTAGATGGTCATTCCGGCTATGAAGAAATCGGAAAGGATATTGTGTGTGCCAATGTGTCCACCGCAACCCAATCCGTAATCTTAGGGATGTCTGAATTGCTCGGTATCCGATTGAATATTGTAAT is a window of Oscillospiraceae bacterium DNA encoding:
- the rplU gene encoding 50S ribosomal protein L21 gives rise to the protein MYAVLKTGGKQYKVAEGDVIYIEKLGLGENETYTFNEVLAIGSDDGIKVGAPYVAGATVTAKALKEGRSKKIIVYKYKPKKGYHKKQGHRQAYTKVQIEKING
- a CDS encoding ribosomal-processing cysteine protease Prp; protein product: MINIEIDRNYIGNIYRFTVDGHSGYEEIGKDIVCANVSTATQSVILGMSELLGIRLNIVIDDGHLECGIPEISDRINLEKVNILLETMVLTLRQVATEYSDYVKMIEVED